Proteins encoded in a region of the Ptychodera flava strain L36383 chromosome 4, AS_Pfla_20210202, whole genome shotgun sequence genome:
- the LOC139131498 gene encoding cytochrome b-c1 complex subunit 8-like — translation MGRSFGNLTKARGIISYSLSPFEQKAFAGVISDGVPNVWRRFRSRAFRVLPPFIITYMVYRWAKDENTRLKRKDPSLYANDE, via the exons ATGGGGCGTTCGTTTGGAAACTTGACAAAAGCCCGGGGAATCATCTCCTACAGTTTATCACCGTTTGAACAAAAGGCATTTGCCGGTGTCATCTCCGATGGAGTACCCAATGTGTGGAGGAGATTTCGCAGCAGGGCATTCAGGGTCCTTCCAC CCTTCATAATCACCTACATGGTGTACAGGTGGGCCAAAGACGAAAACACAAGACTGAAGAGGAAGGACCCATCCCTCTATGCAAATGATGAATAA